A part of Syngnathus acus chromosome 20, fSynAcu1.2, whole genome shotgun sequence genomic DNA contains:
- the LOC119139461 gene encoding nebulin-like isoform X4, protein MRRRRAENGPMLQGHAMEPSSALELIFKTEQAVRKEIRQEETFQETVTTFTSHLDTNGRTGSSERVYIDETAQAKVEREDEKEDGEEVVRKEASGEREQGGANGSEEPQASSGGRPVLPDPGFNRRCSLLASEVKYKEDFEKMKGQSLFVPAADLIHAKNISAVVSESKYKQEGREEASLSLYSLLPDTPQIQRAKEVTQLQSEVKYKENMKMSSSLYSLMPETNDTHFVKELTDLLSQNKYKEEVKKELSSTLYSQLPETSEMHLAKSVHEFQSDKKYTEDGKRKASVSLYSRLADTPEIQHALEMSQLQSDVNYRPKVLVKGAPSSLYSQLTDTKEIQFAREMTELHSQLKYQEDGKKRRSQTSYSKLPRTMQTEFAKTVADLQSERRYKQVGQNSSSYSLLPQTLETLHAKDASQLASEVKYKEDGRKEMSVNLYSLMPETIHTRRAKEISDLQSQVKYKAGAQQQMQSSLYHQLPETPQTQLAKQMSRLQSESKYKSAGEQELRSSLYSALPVTTETQRAKDAAELLSELKYKESGKKEMPACLYATLADTSQTAFNRDMTDMQSEIKYKEDGKRTLSQSFYSQLAQTPETQFAKSVAELQSEVKYKEEAQKQMSSSLFSSLPRTLQTQRAKELTELQSQVKYKECHKDASSALFRFLPETPETQFAKHVSEIQSEANYKRDKEDMSVSLYSLMPQTPEVQFAKDMADTHSQAKYKHEAKQQAAASLYAQLPETLETKHAKEASALQSEKAYKAEGKKQMMSSLYSQLPDTPQTQLAREVALIQSENKYKESGKMAQSVSFYSQLPETNDILFAKSVSEIQSGNKYKEAGRRQAPDCLYSKLPDTLETRHARDVSQLRSQVAYKPDASKTYYHQMPQTTHMELAKHLNHLYSQVKYKEDGKKEMSKNLYSLLPETSETHFAKQMSELHSQSKYQKDKEDLCNSLFSVLPETLNTRFVKDMAETHSQVKYKEAGKKEASSALYHQMPETAETLHVKEISELQSQIKYKQSGKEVMTTSLYAQLPQTSETQLAARMAQLLSKFKYKQESIKSLGRSAYSQLPDTAETRLAKALAHLHSQTKYKEAGRKASAISLYHHLPETLETVHAKEATRLQSQVQYKVDALRTQGTSLYSQLPHTQETKFAKAVMELQSENAYVRINTEREVGRRAAAASSTRWLTPIKRNSSSA, encoded by the exons atgaggaggaggagggcagaGAATGGTCCAATGTTAC AGGGTCACGCCATGGAGCCCTCGTCAGCTCTTGAGCTCATTTTCAAGACAGAGCAAGCCGTGAGGAAGGAGATTCGACAAGAAGAAACTTTTCAGGAGACCGTGACCACCTTCACGTCTCACCTTGACACAAACGGACGCACGGGCTCGTCTGAACGCGTGTACATCGACGAGACCGCGCAAGCTAAAGTGGAGAGAGAAGACGAGAAGGAGGACGGAGAAGAAGTGGTGCGAAAGGAAGCGAGTGGAGAACGCGAACAAGGAGGAGCAAACGGATCCGAGGAGCCACAG GCCTCAAGTGGTGGCCGTCCAGTTCTTCCTGACCCGGGGTTCAACAGGAGATGCAGCCTGCTGGCTAGTGAG GTGAAGTACAAAGAGGACTTTGAGAAGATGAAGGGTCAGAGTCTCTTTGTCCCTGCGGCCGACCTCATTCACGCCAAGAACATCAGCGCGGTGGTGTCTGAG TCCAAATATAAGCAGGAGGGCAGGGAGGAGGCGTCCTTGTCCCTCTACTCGCTGCTTCCAGACACGCCGCAGATCCAACGGGCCAAGGAAGTGACCCAGCTGCAGAGCGAG gttaaatacaaagaaaacatgaaGATGTCTTCCTCACTGTATTCTCTCATGCCAGAGACCAACGACACTCACTTTGTCAAAGAACTCACCGACTTACTCAGCCAG AACAAGTACAAGGAGGAGGTGAAGAAGGAACTGAGCAGTACTTTGTACTCTCAACTCCCCGAGACCAGCGAGATGCATCTGGCCAAAAGCGTCCACGAGTTTCAGAGTGAC AAAAAGTACACAGAAGACGGCAAGCGAAAAGCCTCCGTCTCGCTCTACTCCCGACTGGCCGATACGCCGGAGATCCAACACGCGCTGGAGATGTCGCAGCTGCAGAGTGAT GTGAATTATCGACCCAAGGTGTTGGTGAAAGGAGCTCCTTCGTCTCTCTACTCTCAACTGACCGACACCAAGGAGATCCAGTTTGCCAGGGAGATGACAGAGCTGCACAGCCAG CTCAAGTATCAGGAGGATGGCAAGAAGAGGCGGAGTCAGACGTCGTACTCCAAGCTGCCGCGCACCATGCAAACCGAGTTTGCAAAGACCGTCGCCGACTTGCAGAGTGAG CGCCGCTACAAACAAGTGGGCCAGAACTCGTCCTCCTACTCGCTTCTGCCGCAGACGCTGGAGACGCTCCACGCCAAGGACGCGTCCCAACTCGCCagcgag GTGAAGTACAAAGAGGACGGCAGGAAGGAGATGAGTGTCAACTTGTACTCGCTGATGCCTGAAACCATCCACACGCGACGCGCCAAAGAGATCTCAGACCTGCAGAGTCAg GTCAAGTACAAAGCAGGCGCGCAGCAGCAGATGCAGAGCAGCTTGTACCATCAGCTTCCAGAAACTCCCCAGACTCAGCTGGCCAAGCAAATGTCCCGACTGCAGAGCGAG AGCAAGTACAAGTCGGCGGGTGAGCAGGAGCTTCGCAGCTCTCTGTACTCCGCCCTGCCCGTCACCACGGAGACGCAGCGCGCTAAAGATGCCGCAGAGCTGCTAAGTGAG CTCAAGTACAAAGAGAGCGGTAAGAAGGAGATGCCCGCCTGCCTCTACGCCACCTTAGCTGACACCTCCCAAACCGCCTTCAACAGAGACATGACGGACATGCAGAGCGAG ATCAAGTACAAGGAGGACGGGAAGAGGACCCTCTCTCAGAGTTTCTACTCTCAGCTGGCGCAGACGCCCGAGACTCAGTTTGCTAAAAGTGTTGCAGAGCTGCAGAGCGAG GTCAAGTACAAGGAGGAGGCCCAGAAGCAGATGTCGTCCTCGCTCTTCTCCAGCTTACCTCGCACGCTCCAGACTCAGCGGGCCAAGGAGCTCACGGAGCTCCAGAGTCAG GTGAAATACAAGGAGTGCCACAAGGATGCGTCCTCGGCCCTCTTTCGCTTCCTCCCGGAGACGCCAGAGACGCAGTTTGCCAAACACGTGTCGGAGATCCAAAGCGAG GCAAACTACAAGCGAGACAAAGAGGACATGTCCGTCTCCTTGTACTCCTTGATGCCACAAACGCCCGAAGTTCAATTTGCTAAAGACATGGCCGACACTCACAGCCAG gcCAAGTACAAGCATGAGGCCAAGCAGCAGGCGGCAGCGTCTTTGTACGCCCAACTTCCCGAAACGCTGGAGACCAAACACGCCAAAGAAGCCAGCGCACTGCAGAGTGAA AAAGCGTACAAAGCCGAGGGCAAGAAGCAGATGATGTCGTCGCTCTATTCTCAGCTTCCCGACACCCCGCAGACGCAGTTGGCCCGAGAGGTGGCGCTGATCCAGAGCGAG aACAAATACAAAGAGAGCGGCAAAATGGCGCAGAGCGTCAGCTTCTACTCGCAGCTCCCAGAGACTAACGACATCCTGTTTGCCAAAAGCGTCTCCGAGATCCAAAGTGGG AACAAGTACAAGGAGGCGGGTCGGAGGCAAGCGCCCGACTGTCTCTACTCCAAGTTGCCCGACACTCTGGAGACTCGACACGCTCGAGACGTGTCACAGTTGAGGAGTCAG gtggccTACAAGCCGGACGCCAGCAAGACGTACTATCACCAAATGCCTCAAACCACACACATGGAGTTGGCCAAACATCTGAACCACCTATACAGTCAG GTGAAGTACAAAGAAGACGGGAAGAAAGAGATGAGTAAGAACTTGTACTCGCTCCTTCCCGAGACATCGGAAACGCACTTTGCCAAACAGATGTCCGAGTTACACAGCCAG AGCAAGTACCAGAAGGACAAAGAAGACCTGTGCAATTCTTTGTTCTCTGTCCTGCCCGAAACTCTAAACACTCGCTTCGTGAAGGACATGGCGGAAACTCACAGCCAG gtGAAATACAAGGAGGCggggaaaaaagaagccagCAGCGCCTTGTACCATCAGATGCCCGAGACTGCCGAGACGCTTCATGTGAAAGAAATTTCCGAGCTGCAGAGTCAA ATCAAGTACAAGCAGAGTGGCAAGGAAGTGATGACGACCAGCCTGTACGCTCAGCTGCCGCAGACGTCCGAGACGCAGCTCGCCGCCAGGATGGCGCAGCTGCTGAGCAAG TTTAAGTATAAGCAGGAGAGCATCAAGAGCCTCGGTCGCAGCGCCTACAGTCAGCTGCCAGACACCGCCGAGACGCGGCTGGCCAAGGCGCTCGCCCACCTCCACAGCCAG ACCAAATACAAGGAAGCCGGCAGGAAGGCGTCGGCCATCAGCCTCTACCACCACCTGCCTGAGACCCTGGAGACTGTGCACGCCAAAGAGGCCACGCGGCTGCAGAGCCAG GTCCAGTACAAGGTGGACGCTTTGAGGACACAAGGCACCAGTCTGTACTCGCAGTTGCCCCACACTCAGGAGACCAAATTTGCCAAAGCAGTCATGGAGCTTCAGAGTGAG AATGCGTATGTTAGAATAAATACAGAGCGAGAGGTCGGGAGGAGAGCGGCAGCTGCGTCTTCCACAAGATGGCTGACACCAATCAAACGGAATTCGTCAAGCGCTTGA
- the LOC119139461 gene encoding nebulin-like isoform X1, with product MRRRRAENGPMLQGHAMEPSSALELIFKTEQAVRKEIRQEETFQETVTTFTSHLDTNGRTGSSERVYIDETAQAKVEREDEKEDGEEVVRKEASGEREQGGANGSEEPQASSGGRPVLPDPGFNRRCSLLASEVKYKEDFEKMKGQSLFVPAADLIHAKNISAVVSESKYKQEGREEASLSLYSLLPDTPQIQRAKEVTQLQSEVKYKENMKMSSSLYSLMPETNDTHFVKELTDLLSQNKYKEEVKKELSSTLYSQLPETSEMHLAKSVHEFQSDKKYTEDGKRKASVSLYSRLADTPEIQHALEMSQLQSDVNYRPKVLVKGAPSSLYSQLTDTKEIQFAREMTELHSQLKYQEDGKKRRSQTSYSKLPRTMQTEFAKTVADLQSERRYKQVGQNSSSYSLLPQTLETLHAKDASQLASEVKYKEDGRKEMSVNLYSLMPETIHTRRAKEISDLQSQVKYKAGAQQQMQSSLYHQLPETPQTQLAKQMSRLQSESKYKSAGEQELRSSLYSALPVTTETQRAKDAAELLSELKYKESGKKEMPACLYATLADTSQTAFNRDMTDMQSEIKYKEDGKRTLSQSFYSQLAQTPETQFAKSVAELQSEVKYKEEAQKQMSSSLFSSLPRTLQTQRAKELTELQSQVKYKECHKDASSALFRFLPETPETQFAKHVSEIQSEANYKRDKEDMSVSLYSLMPQTPEVQFAKDMADTHSQAKYKHEAKQQAAASLYAQLPETLETKHAKEASALQSEKAYKAEGKKQMMSSLYSQLPDTPQTQLAREVALIQSENKYKESGKMAQSVSFYSQLPETNDILFAKSVSEIQSGNKYKEAGRRQAPDCLYSKLPDTLETRHARDVSQLRSQVAYKPDASKTYYHQMPQTTHMELAKHLNHLYSQVKYKEDGKKEMSKNLYSLLPETSETHFAKQMSELHSQSKYQKDKEDLCNSLFSVLPETLNTRFVKDMAETHSQVKYKEAGKKEASSALYHQMPETAETLHVKEISELQSQIKYKQSGKEVMTTSLYAQLPQTSETQLAARMAQLLSKFKYKQESIKSLGRSAYSQLPDTAETRLAKALAHLHSQTKYKEAGRKASAISLYHHLPETLETVHAKEATRLQSQVQYKVDALRTQGTSLYSQLPHTQETKFAKAVMELQSENKYRARGREESGSCVFHKMADTNQTEFVKRLSDIQSQSKYQKDKADLSASLFSSLPETLDTRFVKDVTDMFSQIKYKDASKKEMVKSLYSLLPHTKDTQHAKEQSQLHSQKLYKEDGKKEAASTLYAQMPQTIETVFAKELSKTQSDKFYKEKYNHEKGKSDYANMKTLPEVEHAMEVNKKQSDISYRKGKEELHHYSTAPDRADIVSATNAAKLASQVAYKSDAKQLVVSDASLLTRTDIHHAKEVSKLASQVMYKQVHGRPRYNPLDCVSFKHTQAATVLASQVKYKSNQNQKVEGSSDLPNLLQLEHVLHASKLQSNVEYKKKHEQNKTQFHLALDTADQRHHKENAVLHSQVKYREEYEKNKGRTSVEFADTQTYKVQKEAQKMQSQREYKRDYEEHVKGKALVEVEQTPEYLTARQATNMLNEKEYRKDLEQEVKGRGLSGLGLEDTPELLRVKQANRILNQKEYRRDLHTEVLGKGMQLSADVLEVRRAKRASEIQSQTSYKQTEHLRENSYGSITDTPELVHASYLKDVYSQRKYKDDAARLRGRYSAPSLTPEMERVKANQRHISSTHYCWDSKLMRGLMSSVNETPEIVLARENAKKISDVQYREEVGCGTAVVETPEIKRVRRNQENISSVKYQRGLQEVRGHSCTELDTPEYRRVRRSQDSVSMAKYHEDFERARGRGCTPGLDEPGMERYQRANHMMTDAAPNQMMDTDRRPGGIIVDLKVWRTDPGSIFDFDPLEDDIQSKSLRRMSERAERRLSRPQSRQSHSSLTSDLWERSSSCDTPAPVLPGAYHQGVHMQPQSQYHGYMHQTSMSSVRSVTSPPHSSTMRVYRALYDYAAQDHDEVSFRDGDVIVNAQPIDEGWMYGTVQRTGKSGMLPANYVECCN from the exons atgaggaggaggagggcagaGAATGGTCCAATGTTAC AGGGTCACGCCATGGAGCCCTCGTCAGCTCTTGAGCTCATTTTCAAGACAGAGCAAGCCGTGAGGAAGGAGATTCGACAAGAAGAAACTTTTCAGGAGACCGTGACCACCTTCACGTCTCACCTTGACACAAACGGACGCACGGGCTCGTCTGAACGCGTGTACATCGACGAGACCGCGCAAGCTAAAGTGGAGAGAGAAGACGAGAAGGAGGACGGAGAAGAAGTGGTGCGAAAGGAAGCGAGTGGAGAACGCGAACAAGGAGGAGCAAACGGATCCGAGGAGCCACAG GCCTCAAGTGGTGGCCGTCCAGTTCTTCCTGACCCGGGGTTCAACAGGAGATGCAGCCTGCTGGCTAGTGAG GTGAAGTACAAAGAGGACTTTGAGAAGATGAAGGGTCAGAGTCTCTTTGTCCCTGCGGCCGACCTCATTCACGCCAAGAACATCAGCGCGGTGGTGTCTGAG TCCAAATATAAGCAGGAGGGCAGGGAGGAGGCGTCCTTGTCCCTCTACTCGCTGCTTCCAGACACGCCGCAGATCCAACGGGCCAAGGAAGTGACCCAGCTGCAGAGCGAG gttaaatacaaagaaaacatgaaGATGTCTTCCTCACTGTATTCTCTCATGCCAGAGACCAACGACACTCACTTTGTCAAAGAACTCACCGACTTACTCAGCCAG AACAAGTACAAGGAGGAGGTGAAGAAGGAACTGAGCAGTACTTTGTACTCTCAACTCCCCGAGACCAGCGAGATGCATCTGGCCAAAAGCGTCCACGAGTTTCAGAGTGAC AAAAAGTACACAGAAGACGGCAAGCGAAAAGCCTCCGTCTCGCTCTACTCCCGACTGGCCGATACGCCGGAGATCCAACACGCGCTGGAGATGTCGCAGCTGCAGAGTGAT GTGAATTATCGACCCAAGGTGTTGGTGAAAGGAGCTCCTTCGTCTCTCTACTCTCAACTGACCGACACCAAGGAGATCCAGTTTGCCAGGGAGATGACAGAGCTGCACAGCCAG CTCAAGTATCAGGAGGATGGCAAGAAGAGGCGGAGTCAGACGTCGTACTCCAAGCTGCCGCGCACCATGCAAACCGAGTTTGCAAAGACCGTCGCCGACTTGCAGAGTGAG CGCCGCTACAAACAAGTGGGCCAGAACTCGTCCTCCTACTCGCTTCTGCCGCAGACGCTGGAGACGCTCCACGCCAAGGACGCGTCCCAACTCGCCagcgag GTGAAGTACAAAGAGGACGGCAGGAAGGAGATGAGTGTCAACTTGTACTCGCTGATGCCTGAAACCATCCACACGCGACGCGCCAAAGAGATCTCAGACCTGCAGAGTCAg GTCAAGTACAAAGCAGGCGCGCAGCAGCAGATGCAGAGCAGCTTGTACCATCAGCTTCCAGAAACTCCCCAGACTCAGCTGGCCAAGCAAATGTCCCGACTGCAGAGCGAG AGCAAGTACAAGTCGGCGGGTGAGCAGGAGCTTCGCAGCTCTCTGTACTCCGCCCTGCCCGTCACCACGGAGACGCAGCGCGCTAAAGATGCCGCAGAGCTGCTAAGTGAG CTCAAGTACAAAGAGAGCGGTAAGAAGGAGATGCCCGCCTGCCTCTACGCCACCTTAGCTGACACCTCCCAAACCGCCTTCAACAGAGACATGACGGACATGCAGAGCGAG ATCAAGTACAAGGAGGACGGGAAGAGGACCCTCTCTCAGAGTTTCTACTCTCAGCTGGCGCAGACGCCCGAGACTCAGTTTGCTAAAAGTGTTGCAGAGCTGCAGAGCGAG GTCAAGTACAAGGAGGAGGCCCAGAAGCAGATGTCGTCCTCGCTCTTCTCCAGCTTACCTCGCACGCTCCAGACTCAGCGGGCCAAGGAGCTCACGGAGCTCCAGAGTCAG GTGAAATACAAGGAGTGCCACAAGGATGCGTCCTCGGCCCTCTTTCGCTTCCTCCCGGAGACGCCAGAGACGCAGTTTGCCAAACACGTGTCGGAGATCCAAAGCGAG GCAAACTACAAGCGAGACAAAGAGGACATGTCCGTCTCCTTGTACTCCTTGATGCCACAAACGCCCGAAGTTCAATTTGCTAAAGACATGGCCGACACTCACAGCCAG gcCAAGTACAAGCATGAGGCCAAGCAGCAGGCGGCAGCGTCTTTGTACGCCCAACTTCCCGAAACGCTGGAGACCAAACACGCCAAAGAAGCCAGCGCACTGCAGAGTGAA AAAGCGTACAAAGCCGAGGGCAAGAAGCAGATGATGTCGTCGCTCTATTCTCAGCTTCCCGACACCCCGCAGACGCAGTTGGCCCGAGAGGTGGCGCTGATCCAGAGCGAG aACAAATACAAAGAGAGCGGCAAAATGGCGCAGAGCGTCAGCTTCTACTCGCAGCTCCCAGAGACTAACGACATCCTGTTTGCCAAAAGCGTCTCCGAGATCCAAAGTGGG AACAAGTACAAGGAGGCGGGTCGGAGGCAAGCGCCCGACTGTCTCTACTCCAAGTTGCCCGACACTCTGGAGACTCGACACGCTCGAGACGTGTCACAGTTGAGGAGTCAG gtggccTACAAGCCGGACGCCAGCAAGACGTACTATCACCAAATGCCTCAAACCACACACATGGAGTTGGCCAAACATCTGAACCACCTATACAGTCAG GTGAAGTACAAAGAAGACGGGAAGAAAGAGATGAGTAAGAACTTGTACTCGCTCCTTCCCGAGACATCGGAAACGCACTTTGCCAAACAGATGTCCGAGTTACACAGCCAG AGCAAGTACCAGAAGGACAAAGAAGACCTGTGCAATTCTTTGTTCTCTGTCCTGCCCGAAACTCTAAACACTCGCTTCGTGAAGGACATGGCGGAAACTCACAGCCAG gtGAAATACAAGGAGGCggggaaaaaagaagccagCAGCGCCTTGTACCATCAGATGCCCGAGACTGCCGAGACGCTTCATGTGAAAGAAATTTCCGAGCTGCAGAGTCAA ATCAAGTACAAGCAGAGTGGCAAGGAAGTGATGACGACCAGCCTGTACGCTCAGCTGCCGCAGACGTCCGAGACGCAGCTCGCCGCCAGGATGGCGCAGCTGCTGAGCAAG TTTAAGTATAAGCAGGAGAGCATCAAGAGCCTCGGTCGCAGCGCCTACAGTCAGCTGCCAGACACCGCCGAGACGCGGCTGGCCAAGGCGCTCGCCCACCTCCACAGCCAG ACCAAATACAAGGAAGCCGGCAGGAAGGCGTCGGCCATCAGCCTCTACCACCACCTGCCTGAGACCCTGGAGACTGTGCACGCCAAAGAGGCCACGCGGCTGCAGAGCCAG GTCCAGTACAAGGTGGACGCTTTGAGGACACAAGGCACCAGTCTGTACTCGCAGTTGCCCCACACTCAGGAGACCAAATTTGCCAAAGCAGTCATGGAGCTTCAGAGTGAG AATAAATACAGAGCGAGAGGTCGGGAGGAGAGCGGCAGCTGCGTCTTCCACAAGATGGCTGACACCAATCAAACGGAATTCGTCAAGCGCTTGAGCGACATTCAGAGTCAG AGCAAGTACCAGAAGGACAAAGCCGATCTGTCTGCGTCGTTGTTCTCCTCGCTGCCCGAGACTCTGGACACCCGCTTTGTGAAGGACGTGACGGATATGTTCAGCCAG ATTAAATACAAAGACGCCAGTAAGAAGGAGATGGTCAAGAGTTTGTACTCGCTGCTGCCTCACACCAAAGACACTCAGCACGCCAAAGAGCAGAGTCAGCTACACAGCCAG AAGTTGTACAAGGAGGACGGCAAGAAAGAAGCCGCCAGCACTTTGTACGCTCAAATGCCTCAAACCATCGAAACCGTCTTTGCCAAAGAGCTCAGCAAGACGCAGAGTGAT AAGTTCTACAAGGAGAAGTACAATCACGAGAAAGGAAAGTCGGACTACGCCAACATGAAGACGTTGCCGGAGGTGGAGCACGCCATGGAGGTCAACAAGAAGCAGAGCGAC ATCAGCTACAGAAAGGGAAAAGAGGAGCTTCACCACTACAGCACAGCGCCCGACAGAGCGGACATCGTCAGCGCCACCAACGCAGCCAAATTGGCCAGCCAA GTGGCCTATAAGAGCGATGCCAAGCAGCTGGTTGTGAGTGACGCTTCTCTCCTCACACGCACGGACATCCATCACGCCAAGGAAGTGTCCAAACTGGCCAGCCAG GTGATGTACAAGCAGGTGCACGGGCGACCTCGCTACAACCCGCTGGATTGCGTGTccttcaaacacacacaagctgcCACGGTGCTCGCCAGCCAG GTCAAGTATAAAAGCAACCAGAACCAGAAAGTGGAAGGTTCTTCTGACCTGCCCAACCTCCTGCAGCTGGAACATGTGCTGCATGCCAGCAAACTGCAGAGTAAC GTGGAGTACAAGAAGAAGCACGAGCAGAACAAGACTCAGTTCCACCTCGCTCTGGATACGGCTGACCAGCGCCACCATAAGGAAAACGCAGTGCTGCACAGTCAG GTGAAGTACCGCGAGGAGTATGAAAAGAACAAAGGTCGCACAAGTGTGGAGTTTGCCGACACGCAAACATACAAAGTGCAGAAGGAGGCGCAAAAGATGCAAAGCCAG AGGGAATACAAGCGTGACTATGAGGAGCACGTGAAAGGCAAAGCCTTGGTGGAGGTCGAGCAGACGCCGGAATATCTGACAGCTCGTCAGGCCACCAACATGCTCAAtgag AAGGAGTACAGGAAGGACCTGGAGCAGGAAGTGAAGGGGCGGGGCTTATCCGGGCTGGGCCTGGAGGACACGCCCGAGCTCCTGAGAGTCAAACAGGCCAATCGGATCCTGAACCAGAAGGAGTACCGCAGAGACCTGCACACGGAGGTTCTGGGCAAAGGGATGCAGCTCAGCGCCGATGTCCTGGAGGTCCGACGGGCCAAGAGGGCCTCCGAGATCCAGAGTCAG ACGTCCTACAAACAGACGGAGCATCTCAGGGAGAACTCGTACGGGAGCATCACCGACACCCCGGAACTTGTGCACGCCTCTTACCTTAAAGATGTCTACAGTCAG AGAAAGTACAAAGACGATGCGGCGCGGTTGCGCGGTCGCTACAGTGCGCCGTCACTCACTCCAGAGATGGAGCGGGTGAAAGCCAATCAACGGCACATCAGCTCG ACGCACTACTGCTGGGACTCCAAGCTCATGAGAGGTCTCATGTCCTCCGTTAATGAGACGCCAGAGATCGTCCTCGCCAGAGAGAACGCCAAGAAGATCAGTgat GTGCAGTACAGAGAAGAGGTGGGCTGCGGGACCGCCGTCGTGGAAACGCCTGAGATAAAAAGAGTCCGGCGCAACCAGGAGAACATCAGCTCA gtGAAGTACCAGCGTGGGCTGCAGGAGGTGCGGGGGCACAGCTGCACTGAGCTGGACACCCCCGAGTACAGGCGGGTCCGGAGGTCTCAGGACTCGGTTTCCATG GCCAAGTACCATGAGGACTTTGAGCGCGCCCGCGGTCGAGGTTGCACGCCAGGCCTGGACGAGCCCGGCATGGAGCGCTACCAGCGAGCCAATCACATGATGACCGACGCAGCCCCCAACCAGATGATGGACACGGACAGACGGCCCGGCGGCATCATCGTAG ACCTGAAGGTGTGGAGAACAGACCCAGGCTCTATATTTGACTTTGACCCTTTGGAGGATGACATCCAGTCCAAGAGCCTTCGCAGGATGTCTG agCGGGCAGAGCGCAGGCTGAGCAGGCCTCAATCCCGGCAGTCACACAGCTCtctgacctctgacctctgGGAGCGCAGCAGTAGCTGCGACACGCCGG CTCCGGTGCTTCCCGGAGCCTACCACCAGGGCGTGCACATGCAGCCGCAATCTCAGTATCATGGCTACATGCATCAAACCAGCATGTCGTCGGTCAGATCTGTCACCTCGCCGCCACACTCCTCCACCATG CGTGTTTACCGGGCGCTGTACGACTACGCGGCGCAGGACCACGATGAGGTCTCCTTCAGGGACGGTGACGTCATTGTCAACGCTCAGCCCATCGACGAGGGCTGGATGTATGGCACCGTGCAGCGCACCGGGAAGTCCGGAATGTTGCCCGCCAACTACGTGGAATGTTGCAACTAG